In Raphanus sativus cultivar WK10039 chromosome 5, ASM80110v3, whole genome shotgun sequence, the following proteins share a genomic window:
- the LOC108862590 gene encoding uncharacterized protein LOC108862590: MEVSVSPQTHKTKLQTPRKSSLSGAKKDLWVAIREGSLVDVESALNVLKKSGGILNLRNPCGLTPLHVAVWRNHIPIVRRLLATGADPDARDGESGWSSLHRALHFGHLAVASVLIDSGASFTLEDIKSRTPVDLVSGPVAQVIGEQHSSVATEVFSWGNGANYQLGTGNQDVQKLPGRVDSLHGCFIKSVSAAKFHSVAISSHGEVYTWGFGRGGRLGHPEFDIHSGQAAVITPRKVISGLGTRRVKAVAAAKHHTVIATETGDVLTWGSNREGQLGYTSVDTQATPRKVTSLKAKIVAVSAANKHTAVVSDCGEVFTWGCNKEGQLGYGTSNSASNYFPRLVDYLKGKVFTAISSAKYHTLVLREDGEVYTWGHRLVTPRRVVVSRNLKKAGNTLLNFHRRRPLRVTAIAAGMVHSMALAEDGALFYWVSSDSSLKSQQLHSLQGKTVVSISAGKYWASAATSTGEVYMWDGKTGKDVPPSPSRIHNLKRATTVAVGETHLMVVASLYHPAYAPAALTNYLTVQADETRREQHEELDEGFMFDDVESVSVLPSAQHDNPKERTAPSLKSLCEKVAAECIVEPRNAIQLLEIADSLGAHDLKKYCEDLVIRNLDFILTVAPQTIANTSPDVLANLEKLLDDRSSEAWSSRPLPTPTATFPVVIDSEEEESESDILRTRDNHVKHFSCITEGASSFLQPEDELAQRNTKEVRALRKKLQQIEILEAKLTRGQALDDQQIAKLQKKLNIEISLVELGISVEESPEAKSSSASPLDGKANKKADGLRKKKKKGKQRFAQVESLPEFGEVKVEIDTMHNKETEEAAETIKPKEGNAMLDVTIVSEFTKEADLKKDNPPESPRCKKVAAKANKKKNRKGGLSMFLTGALDDNPKPVVAPPPPKPKNEGPAWGGAAKVVSKGYSSLRDIQDEQSKTPQPHEPVRTAKLQLGDESCGKTEGKILLSSFLTSKPIPVESTRSLQQSDVERGTPPWASSATPPHVSRPSLRDIQMQQVKKQQSLSHSPKTKTAGFTVATGQGSPSDSPGANRWFKPEVDAPSSIRSIQVEEKAMKDLRRFYSSVKVVRNQN, translated from the exons ATGGAAGTCTCAGTCTCTCCTCAAACCCATAAGACGAAGTTGCAGACTCCTCGTAAAAGCTCACTTTCAGGAGCTAAGAAAGATCTGTGGGTTGCTATACGGGAAGGGTCATTGGTTGATGTCGAATCAGCACTGAACGTACTGAAGAAGAGCGGTGGCATTCTGAATTTAAGGAACCCATGTGGTCTCACTCCTCTGCATGTTGCAGTCTGGAGAAACCACATTCCTATTGTTAGGAGACTGCTTGCTACTGGCGCTGATCCTGATGCTAGG GATGGAGAATCTGGTTGGAGTAGTCTCCACAGAGCTTTGCATTTTGGGCATCTCGCGGTGGCTAGTGTActaattgactctggtgcttcttTTACTCTAGAAGACATAAAGTCGAGAACACCCGTTGACTTGGTCTCAGGCCCAGTGGCTCAGGTCATTGGTGAGCAGCATAGTTCAG TGGCTACAGAGGTGTTCAGCTGGGGTAATGGTGCAAACTACCAACTTGGAACTGGCAATCAAGATGTTCAGAAGCTACCCGGCAGAGTTGATTCACTGCACGGTTGTTTTATTAAGTCTGTCTCTGCTGCAAAGTTCCATAGTGTTGCCATTAGTTCCCATGGAGAAGTCTACACTTGGGGTTTTGGAAGGGGAGGCCGCCTTGGACATCCTGAGTTTGACATTCACAG tgGTCAAGCTGCAGTTATCACTCCCCGGAAGGTGATATCTGGTTTAGGAACTCGCAGAGTGAAGGCAGTTGCAGCAGCTAAGCACCATACTGTTATTGCTACTGAAACCGGAGACGTGTTAACTTGGGGTTCCAATAGAG AGGGCCAACTTGGTTATACATCTGTGGATACTCAGGCAACACCCCGCAAAGTGACTTCGTTAAAGGCCAAGATTGTAGCTGTTTCTGCAGCAAACAAACATACCGCCGTAGTATCTGATTGCGGTGAGGTTTTCACTTGGGGATGCAACAAGGAAGGTCAGCTTGGTTATGGAACCTCCAACTCAGCATCAAACTATTTTCCCAGATTAGTTGATTACTTGAAAGGAAAAGTTTTCACCGCTATTTCATCTGCAAAATATCACACTCTCGTGTTGCGAGAAGACGGAGAG GTGTACACCTGGGGTCATCGGCTGGTGACTCCGAGACGTGTTGTTGTTTCCCGGAATCTAAAGAAAGCTGGGAACACGCTATTGAATTTTCATCGAAGGAGACCTCTTAGAGTGACTGCAATAGCTGCAGGAATGGTACACAGCATGGCTCTAGCAGAAGATGGTGCATTGTTTTATTGGGTTTCTTCTGACTCCAGTCTTAAAAGCCAACAG TTGCATAGTCTGCAAGGGAAAACAGTTGTGAGCATTTCAGCTGGTAAATACTGGGCGTCTGCTGCTACTAGTACAGGTGAAGTTTACATGTGGGATGGGAAGACAGGTAAAGATGTGCCACCGTCTCCTTCTCGCATCCACAACTTGAAAAGAGCAACCACAGTTGCTGTTGGCGAAACACATCTTATGGTTGTGGCTTCTCTGTATCACCCTGCCTATGCTCCTGCTGCGCTTACCAATTATCTCACTGTGCAAGCGGATGAAACTAGGAGAGAACAACATGAAGAACTTGACGAGGGTTTTATGTTTGATGATGTGGAGTCGGTTAGCGTCTTACCATCCGCGCAACATGATAATCCCAAGGAGCGGACAGCACCTAGTTTGAAAAGTTTATGCGAGAAGGTGGCAGCGGAGTGTATAGTAGAGCCTCGAAATGCTATTCAACTGCTTGAAATTGCTGATTCACTTGGAGCTCATGACCTCAAGAAGTACTGTGAG GACCTTGTAATCCGAAACCTTGACTTTATTCTGACCGTTGCTCCCCAAACAATTGCAAATACATCACCTGATGTTCTTGCCAATCTTGAGAAACTCCTAGATGACAGATCATCTGAAGCATGGAGCTCCCGACCACTTCCAACACCAACAGCCACATTCCCTGTTGTTATAGATAGCGAAGAGGAGGAAAGCGAGAGCGACATCTTACGAACTCGTGACAACCATGTGAAACACTTCTCCTGCATCACTGAAGGAGCCTCTTCCTTCTTGCAACCAGAGGATGAGCTGGCTCAACGTAATACCAAAGAAGTCCGGGCTCTGAGGAAGAAATTGCAACAGATTGAGATCCTTGAAGCAAAGCTAACAAGAGGACAAGCTCTTGATGATCAGCAAATAGCCAAACTTCAGAAGAAACTAAATATTGAAATTTCACTTGTGGAACTTGGAATCTCTGTTGAAGAGTCACCAGAGGCGAAATCATCGTCAGCTTCGCCACTAGATGGAAAGGCTAACAAGAAGGCTGATGGTTtaaggaaaaagaagaaaaagggaAAACAGAGGTTTGCACAGGTTGAGAGTCTCCCTGAGTTTGGTGAAGTTAAAGTGGAAATAGATACAATGCACAATAAAGAAACCGAGGAAGCCGCTGAAACTATCAAGCCAAAG GAGGGCAATGCTATGTTGGATGTGACGATAGTTAGCGAGTTCACCAAAGAAGCAGACTTGAAGAAAGATAATCCACCTGAATCACCGAGATGCAAGAAAGTTGCAGCGAAagcaaacaagaagaagaacagaaaGGGAGGGCTGTCCATGTTCTTGACTGGCGCTCTTGACGATAACCCTAAACCTGTTGTTGCTCCTCCTCCACCAAAGCCCAAGAACGAAGGTCCTGCATGGGGTGGTGCTGCTAAGGTGGTTTCAAAGGGGTACTCTTCTCTCCGAGATATTCAAGACGAACAAAGCAAGACTCCTCAGCCTCATGAGCCTGTTAGGACTGCTAAACTTCAGTTAGGGGATGAGTCTTGTGGTAAAACCGAAGGAAAGATACTGCTGAGTTCTTTCTTGACTTCGAAGCCGATTCCTGTGGAATCAACCAGGAGTTTGCAGCAATCTGATGTGGAGAGAGGAACTCCTCCTTGGGCTTCTTCTGCAACTCCTCCTCACGTTTCTCGACCTTCTCTCAGAGATATCCAGATGCAGCAG GTGAAGAAGCAACAGTCTCTGTCCCACAGTCCAAAGACAAAAACAGCAGGCTTCACCGTTGCAACAGGGCAAGGATCTCCATCAGATTCGCCTGGAGCTAACCGCTGGTTCAAACCAGAGGTCGATGCTCCATCATCAATCCGTTCTATCCAGGTCGAAGAGAAAGCCATGAAGGATTTGCGCCGCTTCTACAGCAGTGTGAAGGTAGTCAGGAACCAGAACTGA
- the LOC108860634 gene encoding putative syntaxin-131 — protein MNDLLKGSSEFSRDRSNRSDIESGHGPNNSGDLGLAGFFNKVQEIEKQYEKLEKHLKKLQGAHEESKAVTKAPAMKSIKQRMERDVDEVGRISRFIKGKIEELDRENLENRSKPGCGKGTGVDRTRTATTIAVKKKFKDKISEFQTLRQNIHQEYREVVERRVFTVTGQQADEETVDRLIETGDSEQIFQKAIMEQGRGQIMDTLAEIQERHDAVRDLEKKLLDLQQVFLDMAVLVDAQGEMLDNIENMVSSAVDHVQSGNNQLTKAIKKQKSSRKWMCIAILILLIIIIITLLSVLKPWTQKHGGA, from the exons ATGAACGACCTCTTAAAG GGTTCTTCAGAGTTCTCGAGAGATCGATCTAATAGAAGCGATATTGAGTCAGGACATGGCCCCAATAACTCTGGAGATCTTGGACTCGCTGGTTTCTTCAATAAG GTTCAAGAAATCGAGAAGCAATATGAGAAGCTCGAGAAGCATCTCAAGAAGCTTCAGGGGGCACACGAGGAGAGTAAAGCCGTCACTAAGGCTCCTGCAATGAAAT cAATCAAACAGAGGATGGAGAGAGATGTGGATGAAGTGGGAAGAATCTCTCGTTTCATCAAAGGAAAGATTGAAGAACTGGATAGGGAG AATCTGGAGAACCGGAGTAAACCAGGTTGTGGTAAAGGAACTGGAGTAGACAGAACAAGAACAGCTACAACTAT CGCGGTTAAAAAGAAGTTCAAGGACAAGATATCTGAATTCCAA ACACTAAGACAAAATATTCACCAAGAATACAGAGAAGTTGTAGAGAGGCGTGTGTTTACAG TGACTGGCCAACAAGCTGATGAAGAG ACGGTTGATCGATTGATTGAAACCGGAGACAGTGAGCAGATTTTCCAAAAAGCAATCATGGAGCAAGGACGAGGTCAG ATAATGGACACACTGGCTGAGATTCAGGAACGCCATGACGCTGTCAGAGATCTAGAGAAGAAACTCCTTGACCTACAACAG GTGTTTCTTGATATGGCCGTGCTGGTGGATGCACAGGGAGAGATGCTAGACAACATAGAGAACATG GTCTCAAGCGCTGTGGACCATGTTCAATCCGGGAACAACCAGCTAACAAAGGCAATAAAGAAACAGAAAAGTTCGAGGAAATGGATGTGCATTGCCATCCTCATCCTtctaatcatcatcatcattaccCTTCTCTCTGTTCTCAAACCATGGACACAGAAACATGGTGGTGCTTAG